The following are encoded in a window of Kogia breviceps isolate mKogBre1 chromosome 10, mKogBre1 haplotype 1, whole genome shotgun sequence genomic DNA:
- the TIMP4 gene encoding metalloproteinase inhibitor 4 — MPRSPRTAPSWALLLRLLALLRPPGLGEACSCAPAHPQQHVCHSALAIRAKISSEKVVPASADPGDTQKMIRYEIKQIKMFKGFEKVNNIQYIYTPFDSSLCGVKLEANSQKQYLLTGQILSDGKVFIHLCNYIEPWENLSFLQRESLNHHYHLNCGCRITTCYTVPCTISAPNECLWTDWLLERKLYGYQARHYVCMKHVDGTCSWYQGRLPLRKEFVDIIQP, encoded by the exons ATGCCGCGGAGCCCCCGGACCGCGCCGAGCTGGGCGCTGCTGCTGCGGTTGCTGGCGctgcttcggccgccggggctgGGCGAGGCGTGCAGCTGCGCCCCCGCGCACCCCCAGCAGCACGTCTGCCACTCGGCGCTAG CGATCCGGGCCAAAATCTCCAGTGAGAAGGTAGTTCCTGCCAGTGCAGACCCTGGTGACACTCAAAAAATGATCCGGTATGAAATCAAACAGATAAAG ATGTTCAAAGGGTTTGAGAAAGTCAACAATATTCAGTATATCTATACACCTTTTGATTCTTCCCTCTGTGGGGTGAAACTAGAAGCTAACAGCCAGAAGCAGTATCTCCTGACTG GTCAGATCCTCAGTGATGGGAAAGTCTTCATCCACCTGTGCAACTACATCGAGCCCTGGGAGAACCTGTCCTTTTTGCAGAGAGAAAGTCTGAATCACCACTACCATCTGAACTGTGGCTGCCGA ATCACCACCTGCTATACGGTGCCCTGTACCATCTCGGCTCCCAACGAGTGCCTCTGGACAGACTGGCTATTGGAACGGAAGCTCTATGGGTACCAGGCCCGGCACTATGTCTGCATGAAGCATGTTGATGGCACCTGCAGCTGGTACCAGGGACGCCTGCCCCTCAGGAAGGAGTTTGTTGATATCATCCAGCCCTAG